A region from the Cyprinus carpio isolate SPL01 chromosome A8, ASM1834038v1, whole genome shotgun sequence genome encodes:
- the LOC109053888 gene encoding dual specificity protein phosphatase CDC14B-like isoform X6 — MKRKSERRSESRKRLRASLREQTESKSDIYLRITDQLYFALLHQKLKSSPDRHCFCIDEELSYENFYADFGPLNLAMFYRFCCKLNKKLKSCALAKKTIVFYTCGDRKKQANAAYLIGSYAVMHLQKTPEEAYSLLVSQNGSYLPFRDASFGACMYNLSILDCLRAVHKALQFGWLDFSKFNVEEYEHYERAENGDFNWIIPGKFLAFSGPHPNSKIENGYPLHAPEAYFPYFRKHNVTTIIRLNKKMYDAKRFTDMGFKHHDLFFVDGSTPNDAIITKFLNICENADGAIAVHCKAGLGRTGTLIGCYMMKQFRLTAAEAIAWIRICRPGSIIGPQQNFIDEKQASLWAEGDLYRQKINEQENGSSKTLVAGILSGVEDISINGTNKNISQRKTVSEMHSEEEECGGLTQGDKLRALKSKRQSRASTGSISRPLAMLLSALCSVVFCWMLFGFPFVHYCIDGVGL; from the exons ATGAAGCGCAAGAGCGAGCGACGGAGCGAGTCGAGGAAAAGACTCCGCGCGTCTCTGAGGGAGCAGACGGAGTCCAAGAGCGATATTTACCTTCGTATCACAG ATCAGCTGTATTTCGCTCTTCTTCATCAGAAGCTGAAGAGCAGTCCTGACAGACACTGTTTCTGCATCGATGAAGAGCTTTCCTATGAGAA cTTCTATGCGGACTTCGGCCCGCTCAACCTGGCCATGTTTTATCGCTTCTGTTGCAAACTCAACAAGAAGCTGAAG TCTTGTGCTCTTGCAAAGAAGACAATTGTGTTTTATACCTGTGGTGACCGAAAGAAACAAGCCAATGCTGCGTATTTGATCGGCTCTTATGCT GTAATGCATCTACAGAAAACGCCAGAAGAAGCGTACAGCCTTCTGGTTTCCCAAAATGGATCTTACCTTCCGTTTCG AGACGCATCTTTTGGAGCTTGCATGTACAATCTGAGTATCCTTGACTGTCTGCGGGCCGTTCACAAG GCTCTCCAGTTTGGCTGGCTGGATTTCTCAAAGTTCAATGTGGAGGAATATGAACATTATGAG cgGGCAGAAAATGGAGATTTCAACTGGATAATTCCAGGAAAGTTTTTGGCTTTTAGCGGCCCTCATCCAAATAGTAAAATTGAGAATG GATACCCTCTTCATGCCCCTGAAGCGTATTTCCCCTACTTCAGGAAGCACAACGTCACCACCATCATCCGGCTCAACAAGAAGATGTACGACGCCAAGCGTTTCACAGACATGGGCTTCAAGCACCATGACCTGTTCTTTGTAGACGGCAGTACGCCCAACGATGCCATCATCACCAAATTCCTGAACATCTGCGAGAATGCAGACGGAGCCATTGCGGTCCACTGCAAAG CCGGACTGGGCCGAACGGGGACACTGATTGGCTGTTATATGATGAAACAATTCAGACTGACGGCAGCTGAAGCCATCGCATGGATCAGGATCTGCAGACCCGGTTCGATCATCGGACCTCAGCAGAACTTCATCGACGA AAAGCAGGCGAGTCTGTGGGCAGAAGGGGATTTGTACCGGCAAAAAATAAATGAGCAGGAAAACGGCTCGAGTAAAACACTAGTGGCTGGAATCCTATCAGGAGTGGAAGATATTTCCATTAATGGTACAAACAAGAACATTTCACAGAGAAAAACAGTCTCTGAGATG CACTCTGAGGAAGAGGAGTGCGGAGGACTCACACAAGGCGACAAATTGAGAGCTCTGAAGAGTAAGAGGCAGTCCAGAGCATCCACGGGTTCAATATC ACGGCCGCTAGCCATGCTGCTCTCTGCACTCTGTAGCGTTGTCTTCTGCTGGATGTTGTTTGGCTTCCCTTTCGTCCATTACTGTATAGACGGGGTGGGATTGTAA
- the LOC109053888 gene encoding dual specificity protein phosphatase CDC14B-like isoform X5 — MKRKSERRSESRKRLRASLREQTESKSDIYLRITDQLYFALLHQKLKSSPDRHCFCIDEELSYENFYADFGPLNLAMFYRFCCKLNKKLKSCALAKKTIVFYTCGDRKKQANAAYLIGSYAVMHLQKTPEEAYSLLVSQNGSYLPFRDASFGACMYNLSILDCLRAVHKALQFGWLDFSKFNVEEYEHYERAENGDFNWIIPGKFLAFSGPHPNSKIENGYPLHAPEAYFPYFRKHNVTTIIRLNKKMYDAKRFTDMGFKHHDLFFVDGSTPNDAIITKFLNICENADGAIAVHCKAGLGRTGTLIGCYMMKQFRLTAAEAIAWIRICRPGSIIGPQQNFIDEKQASLWAEGDLYRQKINEQENGSSKTLVAGILSGVEDISINGTNKNISQRKTVSEMHSEEEECGGLTQGDKLRALKSKRQSRASTGSISLEENTIHTKSTPNSLSSDKRKRTRASLGSSRTSSNSISKARVPLLR; from the exons ATGAAGCGCAAGAGCGAGCGACGGAGCGAGTCGAGGAAAAGACTCCGCGCGTCTCTGAGGGAGCAGACGGAGTCCAAGAGCGATATTTACCTTCGTATCACAG ATCAGCTGTATTTCGCTCTTCTTCATCAGAAGCTGAAGAGCAGTCCTGACAGACACTGTTTCTGCATCGATGAAGAGCTTTCCTATGAGAA cTTCTATGCGGACTTCGGCCCGCTCAACCTGGCCATGTTTTATCGCTTCTGTTGCAAACTCAACAAGAAGCTGAAG TCTTGTGCTCTTGCAAAGAAGACAATTGTGTTTTATACCTGTGGTGACCGAAAGAAACAAGCCAATGCTGCGTATTTGATCGGCTCTTATGCT GTAATGCATCTACAGAAAACGCCAGAAGAAGCGTACAGCCTTCTGGTTTCCCAAAATGGATCTTACCTTCCGTTTCG AGACGCATCTTTTGGAGCTTGCATGTACAATCTGAGTATCCTTGACTGTCTGCGGGCCGTTCACAAG GCTCTCCAGTTTGGCTGGCTGGATTTCTCAAAGTTCAATGTGGAGGAATATGAACATTATGAG cgGGCAGAAAATGGAGATTTCAACTGGATAATTCCAGGAAAGTTTTTGGCTTTTAGCGGCCCTCATCCAAATAGTAAAATTGAGAATG GATACCCTCTTCATGCCCCTGAAGCGTATTTCCCCTACTTCAGGAAGCACAACGTCACCACCATCATCCGGCTCAACAAGAAGATGTACGACGCCAAGCGTTTCACAGACATGGGCTTCAAGCACCATGACCTGTTCTTTGTAGACGGCAGTACGCCCAACGATGCCATCATCACCAAATTCCTGAACATCTGCGAGAATGCAGACGGAGCCATTGCGGTCCACTGCAAAG CCGGACTGGGCCGAACGGGGACACTGATTGGCTGTTATATGATGAAACAATTCAGACTGACGGCAGCTGAAGCCATCGCATGGATCAGGATCTGCAGACCCGGTTCGATCATCGGACCTCAGCAGAACTTCATCGACGA AAAGCAGGCGAGTCTGTGGGCAGAAGGGGATTTGTACCGGCAAAAAATAAATGAGCAGGAAAACGGCTCGAGTAAAACACTAGTGGCTGGAATCCTATCAGGAGTGGAAGATATTTCCATTAATGGTACAAACAAGAACATTTCACAGAGAAAAACAGTCTCTGAGATG CACTCTGAGGAAGAGGAGTGCGGAGGACTCACACAAGGCGACAAATTGAGAGCTCTGAAGAGTAAGAGGCAGTCCAGAGCATCCACGGGTTCAATATC GTTAGAAGAGAATACTATTCACACCAAATCAACACCAAATTCATTAAG CTCAGATAAAAGGAAAAGAACTCGGGCCTCCCTTGGATCCAGCAGGACCAGTAG
- the LOC109053888 gene encoding dual specificity protein phosphatase CDC14C-like isoform X4, producing MKRKSERRSESRKRLRASLREQTESKSDIYLRITDQLYFALLHQKLKSSPDRHCFCIDEELSYENFYADFGPLNLAMFYRFCCKLNKKLKSCALAKKTIVFYTCGDRKKQANAAYLIGSYAVMHLQKTPEEAYSLLVSQNGSYLPFRDASFGACMYNLSILDCLRAVHKALQFGWLDFSKFNVEEYEHYERAENGDFNWIIPGKFLAFSGPHPNSKIENGYPLHAPEAYFPYFRKHNVTTIIRLNKKMYDAKRFTDMGFKHHDLFFVDGSTPNDAIITKFLNICENADGAIAVHCKAGLGRTGTLIGCYMMKQFRLTAAEAIAWIRICRPGSIIGPQQNFIDEKQASLWAEGDLYRQKINEQENGSSKTLVAGILSGVEDISINGTNKNISQRKTVSEMHSEEEECGGLTQGDKLRALKSKRQSRASTGSISLEENTIHTKSTPNSLSSDKRKRTRASLGSSRTSRRSLSRRRKVLHTMPSVRFQRPCNSISKARVPLLR from the exons ATGAAGCGCAAGAGCGAGCGACGGAGCGAGTCGAGGAAAAGACTCCGCGCGTCTCTGAGGGAGCAGACGGAGTCCAAGAGCGATATTTACCTTCGTATCACAG ATCAGCTGTATTTCGCTCTTCTTCATCAGAAGCTGAAGAGCAGTCCTGACAGACACTGTTTCTGCATCGATGAAGAGCTTTCCTATGAGAA cTTCTATGCGGACTTCGGCCCGCTCAACCTGGCCATGTTTTATCGCTTCTGTTGCAAACTCAACAAGAAGCTGAAG TCTTGTGCTCTTGCAAAGAAGACAATTGTGTTTTATACCTGTGGTGACCGAAAGAAACAAGCCAATGCTGCGTATTTGATCGGCTCTTATGCT GTAATGCATCTACAGAAAACGCCAGAAGAAGCGTACAGCCTTCTGGTTTCCCAAAATGGATCTTACCTTCCGTTTCG AGACGCATCTTTTGGAGCTTGCATGTACAATCTGAGTATCCTTGACTGTCTGCGGGCCGTTCACAAG GCTCTCCAGTTTGGCTGGCTGGATTTCTCAAAGTTCAATGTGGAGGAATATGAACATTATGAG cgGGCAGAAAATGGAGATTTCAACTGGATAATTCCAGGAAAGTTTTTGGCTTTTAGCGGCCCTCATCCAAATAGTAAAATTGAGAATG GATACCCTCTTCATGCCCCTGAAGCGTATTTCCCCTACTTCAGGAAGCACAACGTCACCACCATCATCCGGCTCAACAAGAAGATGTACGACGCCAAGCGTTTCACAGACATGGGCTTCAAGCACCATGACCTGTTCTTTGTAGACGGCAGTACGCCCAACGATGCCATCATCACCAAATTCCTGAACATCTGCGAGAATGCAGACGGAGCCATTGCGGTCCACTGCAAAG CCGGACTGGGCCGAACGGGGACACTGATTGGCTGTTATATGATGAAACAATTCAGACTGACGGCAGCTGAAGCCATCGCATGGATCAGGATCTGCAGACCCGGTTCGATCATCGGACCTCAGCAGAACTTCATCGACGA AAAGCAGGCGAGTCTGTGGGCAGAAGGGGATTTGTACCGGCAAAAAATAAATGAGCAGGAAAACGGCTCGAGTAAAACACTAGTGGCTGGAATCCTATCAGGAGTGGAAGATATTTCCATTAATGGTACAAACAAGAACATTTCACAGAGAAAAACAGTCTCTGAGATG CACTCTGAGGAAGAGGAGTGCGGAGGACTCACACAAGGCGACAAATTGAGAGCTCTGAAGAGTAAGAGGCAGTCCAGAGCATCCACGGGTTCAATATC GTTAGAAGAGAATACTATTCACACCAAATCAACACCAAATTCATTAAG CTCAGATAAAAGGAAAAGAACTCGGGCCTCCCTTGGATCCAGCAGGACCAGTAG